In Paraflavitalea devenefica, the genomic window TTCGTCAGCGGCGGGGAGCGGGTTTTATGTTGCGGCCATGGTATACATCGGCTGGAATATGGTGGGTAGCGTACACGCGTTCCAGTATGCTGTATAAAGTGGGATCATAGCTTTTGAGGTCTTCCGGCGATTGTACGCGGATGTTCCCGTCATAGAATTCATAGTTGCTCCAGAACCACCACTGGCTGCCTTCGGCCCAATATTCGGCTACGGTATTAATGGCATATTGTCCTTTGTACAATCCTTTGGCTTTTGCGGCTTCATAGGCCGGGGCGATCTCGGCAAACAAAGCAGAGTCTGCATTGCGCAGAGCGCCCATGATGTTGTGACTGAACTCATGTACCAGGATGTTCTCTCCATAATACCGGGTGCCGGGATAACCCAGCAGGTTTTCTTCTGCGCAGGAGGTAACGGTGCCACCCATGCCCCTGGCCCGTTTGTTCCAGTACTCGCGGTCGGTCATGCTGGCAATGCCGCCGGGCTTGTCATAGTTTTCCCGCTCACCAGGAGTCAGCCGCCTGTCATCGCGTGTGGGCTTTTTCCAATTGCTGCGTTCCGGGAGGTCTGTTTCCATTTCTGTTTCTGCCATGACCAGCACGCGGGCTTTACGGCGTACCAGTTCGGCACGGATGTCGGGCCTTTTGGTAAGCATACAATTCACAATGTCACGCGCCATCAACAGGGCGGCATTGGGCACTTTGGGAGAGGAAACAATGGGAATGCCAAAGGCATCGGCATACTTCTTATAAAAGGTGTCCAGCGATAGCGATGCCGGCGGCGGCGTTATCATGGCCTGCTCATAGTCTTTTACCAGGGGTTCGCGTGCCTGTTGTGCAGTAACGGAAACGGCGGCGCCAAGGAAGCAAAGCAGTAATAGGGGGTGGAATGCTAATTTCATATTGTATGTAAGAGGCATAAATATCCGTGTTATCAATGATTTGGGCTAAATACCGCTTCACCTCGTTTTTGCCGATATTACCTTAATCAGGAAGATTGCGGATACATATTGTGTATAGTAATACACATTCGTACAATTTTAAACACTGCTGTCAAAAAAATCACTAAGTGGTAGTACTTAGTAGCATGAATTTATTTACATTTACGTTACCAGCAGTAAATGAACCTCTGTCTTTTGCACCAAGGTTCTGCAAAAGACAAATACCCCCTAAACATTTCCTTTTTTGATTGGTAGCCAGTAGCACCGTCAGGTTAAGCCTATACAGCTATGCTGTACGGTAACTGTTGTGCCTTGTTGACTATATACAATAGTCAAACGATTTTTTATTCCCCCAACCATACCGGAAAAACCATTATCAATTAAAATCATGTACTATGATCCGTCTCTACTCCTTATCTGGGGTAATTATCCTCCTGCAGTTTTTTTCGTTATCCCTCCACGCACAAACCACCAGTTGGAAAGGAACTGTCAGTACTTCCTGGCGTGAATCGGCTAACTGGACCAACGGTGTTCCCAGCTCCACCAAGGACGCTATTGTCGGGGATGCCAATTTCACGGGCTCTTTTCAGCCGCTCATATCGAGATCGGCCACTGCCAAATCGCTGACCTTGGGTGGAACAAAAGCGTCTACCTTAACACTAAGTAAGGCCCTAACGGTGTCGGGCGATATTACCATTACCGGCAATGGCACGATTTCCCAGGGCGGTACTACCATTTCACTTACAGGCAACTGGACCAACAATGGCAGTTATTCCGCTACCAGCGGCAGCGCTACAGTTGCCATGGCAGGTAGTGCACAAACAATTGGTGGCGCTGTTACCACTACCTTTCGGAAGCTCACAGTAAATGCGGGCAGTACGGTTACCTTAGCCAGGGCTGTAAATGTAACCGGTACGAACAGTTTACTTCGGGTAAAGGGGACGCTGCATCCTGGCGAAAGTCCTACAAACCTGGTCACGGCCGGGGCTTTAACAGTTGATGCCAATGCTATCCTAAAAGTATACGCGTCTACTTTTGCCAGCAACTATACGGTATCGGGCACCACTACCCTGAATGCCGGCAGCACGGTAGAATATGCAGCCGACGGTAATCAAACGGTACTCAATACACTTACTTATGGTACATTGCGCATCAGCGGAAGCGGTATTAAAACACCGGCCGGTAACCTGAATACGCTGGCCTCATCGTCAAGCACAGTAGGTAATATTTATGTGGCGGCAGGCACGCTGGACCTTAGTACGTTTACTGCCAACCGCGGTACATCAGTAACGGGTGGCACTTTTACAGTCTCGAATGGCGCTACCCTAAAGATCGGGGGCGCCAATACGTTCCCCACCAACTATGCCACCCGCACACTAACCCTTACCAGCACGGTAGAATATGCAGGTGCGGCACAAACAGTAGCAGCTAATACTTACGGGAATCTTACGCTTAGCAGTTCGGCCGGCGCAGCTACCAAGACCTTCCCCGCTACGCCTTTTACCATTGCCGGCAACCTTACAGCCACGATTGGTTCAGGTACTTCGGTGTCCTTCACTGCTGCTGCCGCATTGACCATCAGTGGCAATGTAACACTGGGAGCTTCCACTACTTTTAATGCCAGCAGTTTTTCACATATCATAACCGGTAACTGGATCAATAATGGTACGTTTACCGGCAGTACCAGTACGGTTACTTTTAATGGAGCCGGAACCCAACTCAGTGGCACAGGCGTCAATAATTTTAATAATATTTCTTTTGCCGCTTCTAATATTACGGCGGCCGGTTCTGCCGCGCTTAGTATTGCAGGCAACTTCAGCACAACCGGTCCGGGCATTTTTACCCATCAGAGCGGTGGCACCATTGCCTTCAGCGGTACTGCCAAAACCATTAGCGGTACAGGCATTACTTTCGATAATCTGTCGGTTACCGGTACTATAAGCACCGCCAACTCATTACTATTAACAGGCAACCTGGCGGTTAGTGCCGGTAGTTTTAGTCAAACAGCCGGCATTCTTACTATGAGTGGCTCGTCCAAAACCATCAGTGGTGGCGCCACAAAATCTTTCTACGGCCTCACCATTACAGGTACTGTCACTACGGCCGTCAGCTTTTCTGTTGCATCGGTGCTGGATATAAGCGGCAGCCTGACCGCTACTGCAGGCACGGCCACTTTTACCGGCACTTCTTCCCTCAACGGTACTGCCAACCTGTTTGATGTAACCCTGAACGGCACTTCCCTGCGATTATCCACCAATGCTGTACTGGGTATTGCGAACGTATATACTGTTATGGCGGGTACCCTGGACGTAACCAGCACCTCTCCCAATACGGTGAACTTTAACGGCACCGGAGCACAAACAGTTAATAGCGGCACTTATCACCATCTCACCATCTCCAATGGCAATACAAAAGCTGCCAGTGGCGCCATTACTACTAACGGACATATTACCATTGCTGCCAGCACTACTTTCAGTGGGGGCAATTTCACCCATACGGTGAATGGTGATTGGGTTAACCAGGGTAGCTTTACTCCCGGTATAGGCACCCTCACCTTCGCCGGCAGCCTTCCTTCTGCGATTGCGGGAGCTACTACTTTCAACACACTCACTATTAATAAGGCTGCCGCAGTAACTGTGGTAAGCCTGCAGAACAATGTAAGTGCAGGCACTATTAATATGACGAGTGGCCTTTTAAATACAGGCAGTAATACAGTGACCATTACTACCACCCGCACCGGCAATGGCATTATCCTGGGCAATATCCAGCGTACGCATGCATTTGCTACCAGCACCGCTTATGCTTTTGAGAGCCCTTCCAATACTATTACCTTTTCTTCCATCGGCGTAGCGGTTTCCAGCGTTACGGTATCGGTTACCAAAGGAGGTATTGACGATTTTCCTTTTGGTGGCGCCATCAACCGGCAATACAATATATCTATCCCATCGGGCACGTATACGGCTGTGCTGCGCCTGCATTATGAAGATGATGAACTGAATGGCAATGCAGAAGCCACCATGCCCTTGTGGAATTACACAGGCGCCGCCTGGGCCAATGCTGGCAAAACAACCAACAGCGCGGCCTCCAATTATGTGGAATTAAGCGGCCTTGGCAATATTACTACCCGGTGGACCTTATCAGATGCACCGAATGTGACCCGGTGGACAGGTGCGCTGAGCACCGACTGGAATACGGCCGGCAACTGGACCGCCGTACAGGGTAGTCCGGGCGCAGTGCCTACGGCCAATGATATTGTAGAGATCGGCACAGCCGCCTTTACCAATCAGCCTGCCATTACCACTGCAGCCAATGCAAAAAGTATCCTCTTTGGCAGCACCCAGGCAGCTACACTTTCCCTCAATGCAGGCGGTTCACTTACTACAGCCGGTAATATACAGGGAAGCTGGAGCGGTAATGCCACCCATACGATCAATGCAGGTGCACAAACTATCACAGTAAATGGCGATCTGACTTTGAGTGATGGCACTGCAGGTCATGCAATCAATCTTGCTATTGGTACAGGTACCGTGGGTGTAACGGGGTCCATCACCCAATCGGGTGGGGCCAATATTGTATTTTCGGGAGCAGGCACCTTGTCAACAGGCAATAATTTTAATTATGTGAGTGGCACTTTCACACCAGGTACCGGAACAGTCGTCTATAATGGCTCCAACGCGCAAATTGTAGCCGGCGTAAGCTATCATAATCTTAGCATCAATAAAAGCAGCGGTATTGCTTCTGCCAGTGCCTCTATTCCGCTATCCGGTGATCTTGCCTTACAGGGCGGCGCCCTTAAACTGCCGGTCAATGCTACTATTGCCGGCAATATAAGTACCAGTGCAGGTACCAGTATCACCAGTGAAAATGTTACCATTACAGTAGGCGGTAACTGGACCCATAGCGGCACTTTTACACCCGGCAACGGAACGGTGGTGTTGAATGGCGCCGGTGCGCAGACAATAGATGCCACTACTTTCAATAACCTGGTGATCAATAAAAGCTCCGGTACTGCTTCATTAACCGGTAATGTGGTTATCAATAATGATCTCAGCGTTAATGCCGGCACATTGGACATAGGGAGTTTTACCGCTTCCCGCAGCACTGCCGGTGGTACGTTTACGATCGCATCAGGTGCTACCCTGCTGATGGGCGGCGCTACCAATTTTCCTGCTAATTATGGCATCTACAGCCTGGCTGCCACCAGTACGGTGAATTATAATGGAACTGCGGACCAAACAGTAGCAGGTATTACTTATGGTAATCTTACTTTTAGTAACGGAGGCACCAATGCAAAGCTGCTGGCTGGTCCCGCCACCATCAATGGCGACCTTACCATTAACAGTGGCGCTACTTTTAATGCGGGAGGATCATACAGTGTAGGCTTGGGCGGCAATTGGGTAAACAATGGCAGTTTTGTTCCGGCTACCAGCACCCTGCTACTCAATGGCGCTGCTAAAACCATCAGCGGCAATACCACTTTTAACAGGATCACGGTATATGGCAGTTATACGGTTAACAACAGTGATATTGTTTATAATGATTTACTGAATGTTACCAGCACCGGATCGTACGCAGCCGGTTCGGGCAATGCCACCGTGAATGGAGACCTGACCAACAGTGGCAGCCTTACCAGTACCGGTGTTACTACTTTCACCGGTACTACGGTGCAAACCATCCGCTTCATCAATGCCCTCGTCTCCAACTCGTCCGGCGTGATCAATTTCAATGGCAATGTATCGCCTGTATTGAATTCCACCAGTTCGCCTACTTATGCCAATCTTAATGTCAACAATACAGCCGGTGTAAATCCCAGCGTGAACTGGCTGGTGCTGGTAAGCTTTACTATTGGCAGTGGCGCTACTTTTAACGGTGGCACACTAACCCATACTATCAAAGGCAATTTTACCAACAACGGTACAGTAACCAGCACAGGTACGTTGTGGTTTGATCCTTCAACTCCTGTAACGGTGAATTTTGGTCCGTCCTTTTCCAGCACCGGCACGCTCATTCTCGATGGTTCCGCGCCTATTACTTTCACAGGGACTCCCACTACATTGACTCATGTAGATATTGAAAGCACGGCCGGTGTTACTCCGCCAACAGGCTGGAATATAGGCGGCGATTTTATCGTGCACAGTGATGCTACTTTTAATGCAGGCAGTCACTCCTATACAGTAGCAGGCGATATAGAGAGCAATGGCACCCTGAATGGCGGCACCTCCACCTTCACCATGACTTCAGCAGCAGGCCAGATAACAGGCAGCCCAGGCACCCATTTTTACAATTTCACCGTAACAGGTAATGCCACAGCCAATACCGATTTCCAGGTTGACCATGATTTTACCAATAATGGCGTATTTGATGCTACGGTGGGTGGGTTGGCCATGACAGGCAATATTGCGGGCACCATTGGCGGCACCACCAATCCATCAACGATTGCGCATCTTACCATTAATAAAGGGTACAACGTTCCTGTTACCCTGGCGCGTAATATTACCACCCTTACTATCCTGCGCCTTACGGAAGGTATTCTCGATGCGGGCAGCTTTACGCTCACACAGGATGCAACGGATGGAGGAGAACTGGATATTGAAGACAGCGCTGTACTGAAGATCGGCGGCACCAATACGTTGCCTGTTTTTGATACTTACTCGCTGGATACCCTGAGTACGGTTGATTATGCAGGCACTACGCAAAGCATTGCCACGAATGTTACTTATGGTAATCTCACTGTTTCGACAGTTGGCACCAAAACACCCGGAGCAGCGCTTACTATGTTGAATGATTTCAACCTCAGCAATGGTACTTTCACCGGTGGCAGCTTCACCCACCTGCTGGGCGGCGACTGGAATATGACCAGTGGCACCTTTACCAATACCAGTACTACTATCCAGTTGAATGGTGTTGATTCGCAGTCTATTTTTTCTACCGGACCTTTTAGCAATCTTACTATTAATAAAGCTACCGGACCGGCCTTGCTGGCAGGCAATGTTACAGTTAATAATACGCTCAACTTTACGACTGGTAAGTTATGGCTCTCCAGCAATAACTTAACCATGGGTACCACAGGTGCCATCACCGGCGCTACTGCTACCAGTTATATTGTTGCAGAAGGGGCAGGTACGCTGGCACAACCCGTTACCAATGGTGGCAGCAAGGCTTTCCCGGTGGGAACTTCCCTGCAATATATTCCTGCTACGGTAGCGCTTACTGCCGGTTCGGTTACTGACAATATTTCTGTCCGGGTACTTGACAATGCTTATTTTGATGGCGATACAGGCCCTGCTGCTACCTCCGGCGCCGTAGATGCTACCTGGCTGATCAATGAAAGCGTAGCGGGAGGTTCAGTGGCCACCATTACCCTGCAATGGCCGGGTATACTGGAACTGCCCGGTTTTGCGAGAGGCATGAGTCGCCTGGCACATTATACCGGCGGCAATTGGGATTATGGCCCCGGCGATATTGCAGCAACCGGAACAGATCCTTATACTGTAACACGGGGAGGATTCACCAGCTTCTCTCCTTTTGCCGTGTCTTCCTTTCTGGCGCTTCCCGTTACCTGGTTAAACATCAGTGGCAAGAATAATGGCAGGGATAATGAAATCAGGTGGTCAACCGCCAATGAAACCAATAATGAATATTTTGCAGTAGAAGTATCGGTCAATGGAATAGATTTCGTTGAAGTGGGACGTGTGCCGGGCGCCAACAACTCCCTGTTTGAACAGCACTATACTTTTGTGCACAAAAATGTGCCTTACACAGAAGCCTGGTATAGGATTAAACAAGTGGATATCAACGGACGGTATTCTTATTCAAGAATGGTTAAAGTAACTATGGGCGAACAATTGCGCAGTGGCCTGGTGTATATTACCAATCCCGTGCAAAACAGGGTAACTGCCCTGATACGGGCCGAAAAGGCTTATCCTGCCAATATGCTTATTGTAGATGCTGTGGGAAGAGTGATCCATAAACAATCCATGCGGCTTAATACCGGCAGCAATGTGGTTGAGATCAGTCTGGCCCGGTATCCCCGCGGAGCCTATTTCATGCAGTATATAGATGAATACGGCAACAGGCAGGTGGCCAGGTTTGTAAAACAGTAAAATAGCCGGTCCGCAGGACTCCTTCGGAGAGTAAGCGTTTTAGTATAGAGCCGCGGGCCATAAGGTCCGCGGCTTTTTCGTATCACCCTATCAGGGTATTGCCCATTGCTGCAGGATGCTTAAAATTGTACATTTACAGGGCACAACCATTCACCTTGAACGCAAAGCTACCCTATATATTGAGCTTTTGGGTGCTCATGCTATGTATTATTGCTGCTGACGCCCAGTTGCCTGACTATCATATACGCCTGTTTGATGAAAGTTTTGGCATCCGTACAGTGGGCCTGCGACGGATGACGAAAGACCAACATGGTTTTGTATGGCTGATGTACCACAATAGGGTGAAGCGCTTTGATGGTAAACGCATCAGGGAATTCTTTTTTGGAGAAAGGCATAATTCCATCCTATGCGACCGGGAAAACCAGGTGTGGGTTTCCTCACCAGATAAGCTCTATCTATTCAAGGATGATCATACCGGGTTTAAAGAAATAGAAGTAGACACTGTTGCCAGGCTTCAGTTGGGCGTTATGTTCCAACTGCCCGGCCGGCCGGTATGGCTACTCACTGCCCGTGGTCTGTACGCGTATGACGCACAGGCTGGAAAGTTCAGCCAATTGAAAACACCTTTTCCAGGGTCATATCCCTTCAATACCAGGCAATACGCCTTAAGTACTTATAACCATTTTGTTTTTTACGCTTCGGCCACATACATCTATCGCAACAATACAGCTACCAGCCAATGTGACTCCCTGCCAGTGAGTGAACTGTATTCTGTTAACGCACTGAACGAGCAGCAGGCATTGGTGACCGACTGGAAGAACCAATCCTTCCTGTACGATTTCTCCAGCCAAAAGACAGAGCCGGTAAATATCAGGCAATACCTCTCCCCTATTACAGATGATTTCCTGGCGATCAATGATGTGATCAACCTGGATACCAACCGGCATTTACTGGCTACTACCAAAGGATTGCTTGAATACAACAGCAATACCGGCCAATACGTAATACGCAGGTTATTCTATAAGGGCCAACCGCTTTCCAACCAGGAAGGGCTGGTAGATCTTTACCTCGATAGCGACCGCCAGGTATGGGGTTGCAGTGATTTCAGCCTGCTCTCTTTTAACCCGGTACAACAGGGTATTGGCCTGATACGCAACTGGGAAACCGATCCGGCAAAGTTGTTTAGCAATCATATAAGAGGATTTGCTGCCGATGAAAAGGAGAACCTGTGGCTGGCCACCATCAATGGCATTGCCTATTTCGATATACAACGGGGAACGATCCAGCCCATTTTCCCCGTGGCAGGCGCTACCGACAGAATGAACCACCCTTCCATTCGCGGCCTTGTGTATGATGGCCGGTATGTGATCATTGGCCAAACCAATCGCGGTATCTGGCTGTATGAACCATCCTCCGGCAAGTATAGAAGACCAGCCTTCCCTGCCGGACCGGCAGGCGATTCCCTGCGCCGTAAGCTGGAGGAGGATTTTATTGACCAGATCTATACCCTGCACAATGGCCATCATGTAGTGGCAGCGCGGGATGGTGGTTACCTGCTGAACGGGAAAGATTATACTATTGCTCCACTTCACTTTCCGGGTGAAAAAGAGAACCTTAATTTTTGCTACCAGGACAGCCGGCAGCAGGTATGGATCGGCACAGGTAAAGGAGTGCATTGCCTTGATTCCAATCTCGCCTTCCGGTTCTCCGTGAAGGAAGGCTTCGCTGGTGTTGCCAGGTGTATGTATCAGTTAACAAACAACGAGTACATTCTGGGCGCCAAAGGGCTGTACCGGGTACAACAAGCAGATGACAAAGCAAGACTTGAAAAGATCAATCCTTATTTTGACAATATAGCCATTCATAGTATTTATAAGGACCACGCCGGCCGCTTGTGGCTGGCCACTGATGATGGTTTGTACCGGTATAACCTGCAGTCGAAAAAAGTAGAATACTTTGACCAGTTTGACAATATCCAGGGCAATCACTTTTACCAGAACAGCGCTTACTATAGCAGGCAGGGTATCCTGTTCCTCGGCGGCTTTAATGGTATTAATTATTTTAATCCTGAAACGGTACGGGCTGCCGAAGATTCACTACAGGTTACCATCACAGGTGTAAGCGTTAATAACGATGATTCCAGCTATATCCAATATGCCGGAACGCCGAAGCTTAACTATTTTCAAAATTCCGTGGACATTGATTTTGTAGCGCCTTATTTCTCCAATACGGGCAGGGT contains:
- a CDS encoding sensor histidine kinase, which codes for MNAKLPYILSFWVLMLCIIAADAQLPDYHIRLFDESFGIRTVGLRRMTKDQHGFVWLMYHNRVKRFDGKRIREFFFGERHNSILCDRENQVWVSSPDKLYLFKDDHTGFKEIEVDTVARLQLGVMFQLPGRPVWLLTARGLYAYDAQAGKFSQLKTPFPGSYPFNTRQYALSTYNHFVFYASATYIYRNNTATSQCDSLPVSELYSVNALNEQQALVTDWKNQSFLYDFSSQKTEPVNIRQYLSPITDDFLAINDVINLDTNRHLLATTKGLLEYNSNTGQYVIRRLFYKGQPLSNQEGLVDLYLDSDRQVWGCSDFSLLSFNPVQQGIGLIRNWETDPAKLFSNHIRGFAADEKENLWLATINGIAYFDIQRGTIQPIFPVAGATDRMNHPSIRGLVYDGRYVIIGQTNRGIWLYEPSSGKYRRPAFPAGPAGDSLRRKLEEDFIDQIYTLHNGHHVVAARDGGYLLNGKDYTIAPLHFPGEKENLNFCYQDSRQQVWIGTGKGVHCLDSNLAFRFSVKEGFAGVARCMYQLTNNEYILGAKGLYRVQQADDKARLEKINPYFDNIAIHSIYKDHAGRLWLATDDGLYRYNLQSKKVEYFDQFDNIQGNHFYQNSAYYSRQGILFLGGFNGINYFNPETVRAAEDSLQVTITGVSVNNDDSSYIQYAGTPKLNYFQNSVDIDFVAPYFSNTGRVQYRYRLKGLDNNWVHNGNNNTVRFSSLSPGSYTFTVAASMGGEKWFETSRPFSFVIRPPFWSTWWFRLLAITAALILLYRWIQSLREKIRAEKVLNYFATSLYGQNTAEDIFWDVARNCIAQLQFEDCVIYEYDEPRRLLVQKAAWGPKNPVRREIYNPLEIPLGSGIVGAVAQTGKAEIVNNTLKDERYIVDDRRRLSEITVPIMVEGKLFGVIDSEHPRRNFYTKRHLRLLLKIADTCATKLSKYLAEEKLRSKIARDLHDEMGSTLTSINIISKLAMQQTTQQAAMQHHLQRIKDHSTRMMESMSDIVWAINPANDTFERIIIKLKEFTAEMLEPARMNYYFTEDEQLNSIKLNLEQRKDIYLIYKEAINNTVKYSEATEVTVTLCCQNGYMRLLITDNGKGFDTVKVYSGNGIKNMHSRAAELQAQLTIESIQGAGTTVMLQLPVT
- a CDS encoding beta strand repeat-containing protein, whose protein sequence is MIRLYSLSGVIILLQFFSLSLHAQTTSWKGTVSTSWRESANWTNGVPSSTKDAIVGDANFTGSFQPLISRSATAKSLTLGGTKASTLTLSKALTVSGDITITGNGTISQGGTTISLTGNWTNNGSYSATSGSATVAMAGSAQTIGGAVTTTFRKLTVNAGSTVTLARAVNVTGTNSLLRVKGTLHPGESPTNLVTAGALTVDANAILKVYASTFASNYTVSGTTTLNAGSTVEYAADGNQTVLNTLTYGTLRISGSGIKTPAGNLNTLASSSSTVGNIYVAAGTLDLSTFTANRGTSVTGGTFTVSNGATLKIGGANTFPTNYATRTLTLTSTVEYAGAAQTVAANTYGNLTLSSSAGAATKTFPATPFTIAGNLTATIGSGTSVSFTAAAALTISGNVTLGASTTFNASSFSHIITGNWINNGTFTGSTSTVTFNGAGTQLSGTGVNNFNNISFAASNITAAGSAALSIAGNFSTTGPGIFTHQSGGTIAFSGTAKTISGTGITFDNLSVTGTISTANSLLLTGNLAVSAGSFSQTAGILTMSGSSKTISGGATKSFYGLTITGTVTTAVSFSVASVLDISGSLTATAGTATFTGTSSLNGTANLFDVTLNGTSLRLSTNAVLGIANVYTVMAGTLDVTSTSPNTVNFNGTGAQTVNSGTYHHLTISNGNTKAASGAITTNGHITIAASTTFSGGNFTHTVNGDWVNQGSFTPGIGTLTFAGSLPSAIAGATTFNTLTINKAAAVTVVSLQNNVSAGTINMTSGLLNTGSNTVTITTTRTGNGIILGNIQRTHAFATSTAYAFESPSNTITFSSIGVAVSSVTVSVTKGGIDDFPFGGAINRQYNISIPSGTYTAVLRLHYEDDELNGNAEATMPLWNYTGAAWANAGKTTNSAASNYVELSGLGNITTRWTLSDAPNVTRWTGALSTDWNTAGNWTAVQGSPGAVPTANDIVEIGTAAFTNQPAITTAANAKSILFGSTQAATLSLNAGGSLTTAGNIQGSWSGNATHTINAGAQTITVNGDLTLSDGTAGHAINLAIGTGTVGVTGSITQSGGANIVFSGAGTLSTGNNFNYVSGTFTPGTGTVVYNGSNAQIVAGVSYHNLSINKSSGIASASASIPLSGDLALQGGALKLPVNATIAGNISTSAGTSITSENVTITVGGNWTHSGTFTPGNGTVVLNGAGAQTIDATTFNNLVINKSSGTASLTGNVVINNDLSVNAGTLDIGSFTASRSTAGGTFTIASGATLLMGGATNFPANYGIYSLAATSTVNYNGTADQTVAGITYGNLTFSNGGTNAKLLAGPATINGDLTINSGATFNAGGSYSVGLGGNWVNNGSFVPATSTLLLNGAAKTISGNTTFNRITVYGSYTVNNSDIVYNDLLNVTSTGSYAAGSGNATVNGDLTNSGSLTSTGVTTFTGTTVQTIRFINALVSNSSGVINFNGNVSPVLNSTSSPTYANLNVNNTAGVNPSVNWLVLVSFTIGSGATFNGGTLTHTIKGNFTNNGTVTSTGTLWFDPSTPVTVNFGPSFSSTGTLILDGSAPITFTGTPTTLTHVDIESTAGVTPPTGWNIGGDFIVHSDATFNAGSHSYTVAGDIESNGTLNGGTSTFTMTSAAGQITGSPGTHFYNFTVTGNATANTDFQVDHDFTNNGVFDATVGGLAMTGNIAGTIGGTTNPSTIAHLTINKGYNVPVTLARNITTLTILRLTEGILDAGSFTLTQDATDGGELDIEDSAVLKIGGTNTLPVFDTYSLDTLSTVDYAGTTQSIATNVTYGNLTVSTVGTKTPGAALTMLNDFNLSNGTFTGGSFTHLLGGDWNMTSGTFTNTSTTIQLNGVDSQSIFSTGPFSNLTINKATGPALLAGNVTVNNTLNFTTGKLWLSSNNLTMGTTGAITGATATSYIVAEGAGTLAQPVTNGGSKAFPVGTSLQYIPATVALTAGSVTDNISVRVLDNAYFDGDTGPAATSGAVDATWLINESVAGGSVATITLQWPGILELPGFARGMSRLAHYTGGNWDYGPGDIAATGTDPYTVTRGGFTSFSPFAVSSFLALPVTWLNISGKNNGRDNEIRWSTANETNNEYFAVEVSVNGIDFVEVGRVPGANNSLFEQHYTFVHKNVPYTEAWYRIKQVDINGRYSYSRMVKVTMGEQLRSGLVYITNPVQNRVTALIRAEKAYPANMLIVDAVGRVIHKQSMRLNTGSNVVEISLARYPRGAYFMQYIDEYGNRQVARFVKQ